One Onychomys torridus chromosome 17, mOncTor1.1, whole genome shotgun sequence genomic window carries:
- the LOC118597737 gene encoding disintegrin and metalloproteinase domain-containing protein 25-like: MKPRQRASSFDVSWDMVAMGEAVVHKRITHLYLWLEMLILLSTWPLTEHAQHTSLPEVVIPLRVTGNRTMGTVGWLTYSLHFGGQRHFIYMKAKRAFISRHLSVFTYNDQGALHKDQPFVQKDCYYYGYMDGDPDSMVALTTCFGGIQGILQINGTVYEIKPKNLSSTFEHLVRKTHSEETQLLPMRCALTAEELAWQMKFLRNDNPTLMQSGYEGWWTHKSFLDLALVVDHERIRYLNGNQSRVLVEILIIVGLVNEIYLPLDVEVVLLGVEMWNEGNPMTVTNIHDLLIDFCFWKSISLNNRIQNDIAHLFVHHNFHLILGLAYLGTVCMPWDNCGVDSLIGDNLFHFGHITAHEIGHNLGMLHDEGSCTCGMEQCLMAPTDAGTLKFSNCSYADFWKVYATTNCMRKENKSVGIYKLKSCGNGVVDDGEQCDCGSWRKCTADPCCMRGCTLKGGAPCAFGLCCKDCQIMPSGTVCRAKDNECDLPEWCDGHSHECPKDVYLLDGSSCKDGGYCYEKRCNIRDEQCQQIFGKEARSAAQRCYREINSQGDRFGNCGLFRSTYLRCNDSDILCGRVQCENVKALPSLKDHSSVHWTHLNGVTCWGTDYHFGMTIPDIGHVKDGTDCGPEHVCINRKCVNKSIWVSHCSPETCNMQGVCNNLHHCHCNSGWQPPFCQAHGFGGSVDSGPASPPRPPTSPAPTPTPAPTPAPAPPPAPAPPPAPAPPPAPAPPTAPAPPTAPAPPTAPAPPPQPAPPTQLPAPTPPPPPKQVKSKKNNWVGMIPILFVTFPFFVFICLRNKYGIPRRSEEARVSTSEEEEESSDVSTASQSWQFQKS; the protein is encoded by the coding sequence ATGAAGCCAAGACAAAGGGCATCCTCCTTTGATGTCTCATGGGACATGGTGGCTATGGGTGAGGCCGTGGTGCACAAGAGGATAACTCATCTGTACCTCTGGTTGGAGATGTTGATCCTTCTTTCAACATGGCCCTTGACTGAGCATGCTCAACACACCAGCCTCCCAGAAGTAGTGATACCCTTACGGGTCACAGGCAACAGAACAATGGGGACTGTGGGATGGCTGACTTATAGCCTGCACTTTGGGGGTCAGAGACATTTTATCTACATGAAAGCCAAAAGGGCTTTCATATCTAGACACCTCTCTGTATTCACTTACAATGACCAAGGTGCTCTACACAAGGACCAGCCTTTTGTCCAGAAGGATTGCTACTACTATGGCTATATGGATGGAGACCCAGACTCCATGGTTGCTCTTACCACCTGTTTTGGAGGCATTCAAGGAATATTACAGATAAATGGCACAGTATATGAAATCAAGCCCAAGAACCTTTCTTCcacatttgaacatttggttcGCAAGACACACAGCGAGGAGACACAGTTACTCCCCATGAGGTGTGCATTGACAGCAGAGGAGCTAGCATGGCAAATGAAGTTCCTCAGGAATGATAACCCCACACTGATGCAAAGCGGCTATGAGGGCTGGTGGACCCACAAGAGTTTTCTTGACCTGGCACTGGTCGTTGACCATGAGCGAATCCGTTATCTGAATGGCAATCAGTCACGTGTGTTAGTGGAAATATTGATCATTGTTGGATTAGTAAACGAGATTTACCTTCCACTGGATGTTGAGGTAGTTTTACTTGGGGTTGAGATGTGGAATGAAGGGAATCCAATGACAGTGACTAACATACATGATCTCCTGATAGACTTTTGTTTTTGGAAATCTATCAGCCTTAATAATCGTATTCAAAATGATATTGCACATCTTTTTGTGCATCATAATTTTCATCTAATACTTGGTTTAGCCTATTTGGGGACTGTTTGTATGCCATGGGATAATTGTGGAGTTGACAGCCTGATCGGAGATAATCTTTTTCACTTTGGACATATTACAGCACACGAAATCGGTCATAATTTGGGTATGCTGCATGATGAGGGTTCATGTACCTGTGGAATGGAACAATGCTTAATGGCTCCAACAGATGCTGGCACCCTCAAATTCAGTAACTGCAGTTATGCTGACTTTTGGAAAGTCTATGCTACTACCAACTGTATGCGCAAGGAAAATAAGTCAGTAGGCATATACAAATTAAAGTCCTGTGGGAATGGTGTGGTTGATGATGGAGAGCAGTGTGATTGTGGATCTTGGAGAAAATGTACAGCAGATCCATGCTGTATGAGGGGCTGTACCCTCAAAGGTGGGGCTCCCTGTGCTTTTGGGCTTTGCTGCAAAGATTGCCAGATCATGCCATCTGGCACAGTGTGCAGAGCAAAGGACAATGAATGTGACCTTCCAGAATGGTGCGATGGACATTCACATGAGTGCCCTAAGGATGTGTATTTGCTTGATGGGAGCTCCTGTAAAGATGGTGGCTACTGCTATGAAAAGAGATGCAACATCCGAGATGAACAGTGTCAGCAGATCTTTGGCAAAGAAGCCAGGAGCGCAGCTCAGAGATGCTACAGGGAAATCAACAGCCAAGGTGACCGTTTTGGCAACTGTGGTCTATTCAGGAGTACATACTTAAGATGTAATGACTCAGACATCCTCTGTGGGAGAGTGCAGTGTGAGAATGTAAAAGCTCTTCCTTCTTTGAAAGACCATTCCAGTGTTCACTGGACACACCTCAATGGTGTCACTTGTTGGGGGACTGACTACCATTTTGGGATGACAATACCTGACATTGGCCACGTGAAAGATGGCACAGACTGTGGTCCAGAGCACGTGTGCATTAATAGGAAGTGTGTCAATAAGTCGATTTGGGTAAGCCATTGTTCACCAGAGACATGCAATATGCAAGGTGTCTGTAACAATTTACACCACTGCCACTGCAACTCTGGGTGGCAGCCACCATTTTGCCAGGCACATGGCTTTGGGGGGAGTGTGGACAGTGGCCCTGCATCTCCACCTCGACCTCCAACTTCACCTGCACCTACACCTACACCAGCACCTACACCTGCACCAGCACCTCCACCTGCACCAGCACCTCCACCTGCACCAGCACCCCCACCTGCACCAGCACCTCCAACTGCACCAGCACCTCCAACTGCACCAGCACCTCCAACTGCACCAGCACCTCCACCCCAACCTGCACCTCCAACTCAACTTCCAGCTCcaactccacctccacctccaaaaCAAGTGAAATCCAAGAAAAATAACTGGGTGGGCATGATCCCGATTCTTTTTGTTACTTTTCCATTCTTTGTGTTCATTTGTCTTCGCAATAAGTATGGAATACCACGTAGGAGTGAAGAAGCAAGAGTTTCCAcgtcagaagaggaagaagagtccAGTGACGTCAGCACTGCAAGCCAAAGCTGGCAATTCCAAAAGTCGTAA